ataaaaataaattgttaGGGCAATATTATCCTATGTAGAGATATTATCAAAACAAAGTGTCTATTTGTTTTCAACCTATATCCTACCTTTTCTTTTAAAACTGCTGCAATGTTCCCAAAGTATGTCTTCAGGCCCTCTGCCCTGATGGGATAATCACTTGTATCCACACTGCTCATCTGCCAGAAAGGAGGAAAGAGGCAGGCGATGAATAATAATTAAAATGCATCCATTATAGTGCATTTGCTTGTAccctactttttattttatgaCTGCCGCGATGTTCCTAAAGTAGGTATTCAGCATCTTTGCCCTGACTAGATAACCACACTCCCCATCATCTGACACAAGAATAAAATAATTCAAATGTCACCATACCACACTTAAACAGTTAAGCTATCTGTATTGGCCTAGGTAGGTACTCACACACTCGCTCTCTTCAATCTGACGGTAGATAATGTTCTGAAAATACTCCAACTTCTGTTGGTCCCACATTGTCGGCAGTTCGTCAGTTCCGAACAATGTGTCGATGTTCTTCAATGTCTCATAAATAGCCTTAGCAGCACTGCTGCTCAACTGAAACGGACAACAACAATAATTTCAATTAACATAAATGGCCGTGTAAAGTGTTCTACTTTCTAATCCTAACGGTTGCAAATACTCTTTCATGCTGTAAAGAACTCTTGAATATGCTCGCTTGCCCTTACCTGTGGCGCCCCGGAGGTTGCAAATGAGGTGGCTGGGAATGCCATGAAGACATTCTCCTGCAGGCACTCCAGAGGAAAATGACCGCCCTGAAAGAAggagaaaacacatttttcatGTTGAGCTATTCAGTTAAACATAGTTGGATAATACATCTCAAGTCAAAAGTAATTTATAAAATCTACCATGTCTCTCAGTAGGTTGTGGGTTGTTCGCACCAGCTGTCCTTGTAGCTGGCAAGGCATGGGCATCGAGAAAACCTGCGCGAGGCAGAGGAAGGCGCTCATCCAAGTGATAGTCTGAATTGCCATTCTTATGGTAGTTAGATGATCTGCAACAGATGGTCATTGTTAGTTGAATATAATCCtgaaaataattaattaattgaaGCCCGAAGCAATGATCAAATGATAGCATGTTGTTGACTTACCTGTTGCCAGTATATTGCAAATTTCCTCCAGTCAGAATTTGGTTTGTGTTCTGATCCCATATCTGCGGATTATCTTAAATAGTGAGGATTGAATGGATGTACAAAAAGTGAAAGGGTGTCTCGCTAAATTAAGAGTTGAAATGAATGAATTTGGGAAAGTTTTGCCAAGTGAACCGCAAGACCGGATTTCTCTTTTCGTGTGCTCCACTTCCCTCTCATCATGTTTCGAGTTTTCCTTCATAGGAGGAACATTTTCCTAAGTAGGTTAAAAAAAGaactcatagagagagagagagagagagagcgagagagagagagaatagagagagagagagagagagataatcgaTCCCTTAATTTTACAATGCGTGCAGTAGACCTCTTTATGTCTTTATAAACACCAATATTTATCTAATAGCACTTTTATGAACTAAGGGAAGACCTactacaatgtttgttttttaatcacAAACCTGCTATTagcatgtttgtgtgtttctcaCTCTATGTGACACGCGTTCGTGCGTGTGAATGtgacagagggagtgagagatgatGATTTAAAATGGATCTCGTTCTGTTTGCATCTTCTGTCGTTAATCCCATTCATGTCGATACATTCGAATGAAACTGTTGATAATAACTGATGATTAAATAGAAATCATCCAGCATTTGATGACGTCTGTATCTGAATAATCAGGCTAACATTACCATTTGACTATTTATTACTTACGAGAGACTAAATAAACCAATGTGCTAATTAATGTGTTTTGATAACATTGTCGTGGGTTTAGTAGAAAAATACCTAATTCCTAATAACACTATTTTTCATCGTCTTGGATATGCTTAGTTAAAGGGGCAATTTCTGCGAATGCTACATTTAATGTAGGACTTTTAACTGAATGATACACAGGCTACCCATTGACTCTTGGATAATATATAACTTTTAAAGGCACAATGAGCTCAGTTCACGTGTCTTATCCTCAACAGAAcccaaaatgtacttttttattACATTGTTTGAGACAATATACatctaaacaaacactgtatagcttaaaaatgtatttgaaactaTAATGTTGATCTTTTGGATGGTCATTACTTGAATCAATAGCTCTCTGACAGCGGTTACTTTTCTCGACCCACATCCCTCATTTCCCAGAATAGTGGTTGAGTGACCACTATGGTGTTTAATTTAACTGTAGATTGCCTATAAACAAATGAATGCATGAGACTGAATGGATGAATAAATGGATGACTGAATATATAAATGAATGGAAAAAAACTATATGATAATAGATGCATGTATTATGTCATTTAATAGTGTtataatacataaatacaaaGCCTTCACATATAaacatatcagtcagtcagtaaaaaTATCATCCATCTATCTATTAGCCAGCCTCAAGGACATGTCACATGTCTCCAATGATGATTATGAGGTTGTCTAACAGACCGCTTCTTCCTCACCGCTTGACTCTGCAGTCGACTTCGTCACAGTTTGACCATGGTGTCAAGGAATTTTTAAAACTGCACCAGTTTGTAGCGAAGCTCCTCTCCCACGATCTCACCTGCTCATGCGCTTTTTTACTGGAGCGCATACAAGACATGCATTTTTTTCAGTCAACTCAACCACAGCAGGTGCTGCGCCAACGCATCCGACGACACACAAAAAAACGGCGCTTGGAAGTTCCAAGTTTCAGCGAAATTCCTCCGATTTGTGGTGATCTAGAACTTTTCCTCTGATTAATTTAGCCTATTTTCGAGTGCATTTGATATTGGAAACCTTCTGTATCAAGATTGTGTTCAGCTTGTTGAAATACGTTTTCAGAGACCCTTTGCCTGAAGTCACTGACACTCCATCTCCAGAGGATGCTCCAACACCAAACCCGACCTGAAGACAATAGAAAATGGTTGTGAGTGAATTAGTTCCCTCTTAAGAAaagtacataaaaaaatatatcgcTTAGATTAAATCACAAAATAAAGACCTGTGCTAATTATTGTCTGCCCCCCAAATATAACTTAGGCTACAAGATGCGGGATCATACTTACGCATCCCTCCAATTTCTTAACTTAACTAGGTCATCTGTTTTTgaacaggttcagtgtttctttgTTCCATGTGACAAGAGTCAGGCTGTTAAATAATTGGGCCATATACTCCAAAGCCTCTAATGCATTCACAGAGACGTCCTCGCCCTGTATGAAAGAAAACAACGTTTTAGGCATTAGGATGTCTCATAAATTCCATGGTTAAACTTCCAATTTATCATTTTGAAATGGAAAAACATCAAACTCTCTAGTTGATTCTATCCAAATCTTGCTACATGATACACTTCAGTATCTTACCTGTGTGTTCTTGTAAACATGCTCTGGAAACAAGCGCTCGACTTTTCTTTACGGAAACAGAACTGGAAATTGTCCACCCTGAAATAAAGTCATATCAATATAAAAAACTGAACTGTATTGGAATAGTATCCATAAATGAAACATTGTGGTACAGAGAGTGAAGGCATTGGTTATATAAAACGtcctataataaaataaaataaattgaggTCTAATAATGAGATATATTGAGTATCAAATTTTGCACATCAAATAGTGGACAGGTGCAAAAATAACGCACTAGTGCATGAATTGCGTCCACATGCACAGTTCAGATGCTGCCGTGTataagcagaacagaacagagtcagGTAGATACTCAACCATTTAAAGGCTAGCATGAATATTTGAATTTTTCGTCGTTCGGGGAGACTAGCAGACCTGCAAGAATAAACCACTTTACCAATGTGTTGTGATAACATTATCGTAGGTAAAACACGTAGGTAAAACAAGGTACAGCTTCCAAATGTAGTTCAAACTAGCCCATAACTTTAATCTCGTAGATGGACATTCCTTTCATCCTTAGTTCTTTGACAATGATTACTTTTCTCCAATCCACAGCTATTGAGAAAAATAGTGGTTCATTGACCGTTTTGGTATTGTTTGAACAGCAGACTGCTCCTTTAAAAATTCAGTCTATAAACAAATGAATGCATGAAACAATGAAAGGATGAATGACTGAATATATAAACgaataaataaaaatgatgagAGAATAATTATTTGATTTCATTATAAAGGAACAACTTCATAGCCTTCACatgtttataaataaataattcagtCAGTAAATATATCAGCTGTCAATCTATTAGCCGGGATCAGAAACATGTCACATGTCTCCAATGATGATTATGTGGTTTTCCAACAGACCTCTTCTTCCTCATGGCTTGACTCTGCTGTCGAggaatttcttgaactgcaccagGTTGTCGCGAACCTCCACTCGCGTGATCTCCCATGCGCATGCGCTATGTTCCTGGAgagcacacaatatatatatatattttatgtctTCACTCAACTCAACCACAGCAGGTGCGCTGCCAAGGCGTCCTATGACACCACAAAGGCGCTTGGAAGTTCCCAGTTTCATATGTGATTTGTGGCAGCAAAATGCATCCTATTTGTGGTGATTTAGAATTAGCTCAGCTTCATTTAGCCTCTATTCCAGAGCATTTGATATTGGACCCACCCAGTGGCGACCGGTTTTCCAACCgtaccccacctgttttgagccccatatGTTTAACTACAACAAAAAAAGTTTAGCCACAACAGCAGAAAAATtacatttgtttaacttttttttgttgttgcctgttttACTTGCTATTTTGGCATCAATAAGTTtcacatatcagtttgtaaacaatgtagaaaaacaacaacaatcattgagttaataaagctgcatacaaaaatggtctcttttttgctttcttgagtaatcAAATATTTTTAGATcgttcattgtctgcttatatgccccgtTTTTAATCCttcggttctgacttggtgtacagggaaaacACTGTGAAGAAGGTTGAATGATTCCCTTGATAAGCCCCAATTTTCAACGGGTGACTCTTAATTATGCTATTGTGAAATGAATCATGAAAAACGTAAAGACAGTGAACAGTTTTCGTACATGTCTATGCAAAGAATTACATTGGAGCAATGCATTTCATGATAACAGAATACACTGTGCACTTTTGCATTCTATTCGGCGAATATTACTCCTAATACGTTATTGATTGTGGAACACAATTTCATAGATGGGTTGGAAGCGTAGAATTAGCAATTCTAATAATGTAATAGTATCTCCATGGTTGGAACGGAAGTTGTATAGGTGCTCAAAGTACACTGTTCAAAACAGGCCAGCCCTGTCCAAACCAGGCCAGCCCTGTCCAGTGATAAAACACACTTAATTGAAAAAAAGCATTTGAATATATCTACATTTTGAGAAGATACATTTGACTTGTTTTAATGGCTTTCCTTTATGGATTAGTAGGCTGGCTATAGGACTAATTGTACTGCCATCCGTGCATATGTCCTGAGCATGTTTAATACAAATCTTAATGTCcgctatgggggtgccacaaggttaaattcttgggctgactcttttctatgaatatatcaatgatgtagctcttgctgctgatgattctctgatccacctctacgcagacgacaccattctgtagacATCTAGTCCttgtttggacactgtgctaacaaacctccaaacgagcttcaacgccatacaacactcattccgtggcctccaactgcttttaattgctagtaaaactaagtgcatgctcttccaTCGATTGCTGCCGCACCCTCTTGCATTAATAGCAACACGACTCTGGACGgttttgacttagaatatgtgaaacaactacaaatacctaggtgtctggttagcctgtaaactctccttccagactcacctTAAGCATCTCCAAccccaaattaaatctagaatcggcgtcctacttcacaacaaagcctccatcacccatgctaccaaacataccctcgtaaaactgacaatcctaccaatccttgacttcggcgatgtcatttactaAATATCCTCCTACACTCTActtagcaaactggatgtagtctatcatcgcgccatccgttttgtcaccaaagccccatatactacccaccgctgcgacctgtatgctctctctggctggccctcactacatattcgttgccaaacccactggctccaggttatctatacgtttttgctaggtaaagtcccgccttattcCAAATcagtggtcaccatagcaacacctacCCTTAGCAcgccctccagcaggtatatgcaggtatatttcactggccaTCCGCAAAGCCAACACTTGCTTTAGCCgccattccttccagttctctgctgccaatgactggaattaattgcacaaatcactgaagctggagacacatgtctccctctctaactttaagcatcagctgtcagagcagcttaccgatcactgcagctgtacacagccaatctgtaagtAGCAAaccaaactacctcatccccatattattatttaccctcttgctcttttgcaccccagtatgtccacttgcacatcatcatctgcatgtctatcactccattgttaatgctaaattgtaataattttgcctctatggcctgtTTATTGTCTTATCTCccatactcttctacatttgcacacactgcacatagatttttctattgtgttattgactgtacgtttgtttatgtgtaactctgtgttgttgcttttgtcgcactgctttgctttatcttggcagtgtcgcagttgtaaatgatcatttgttctgaactggcctacctggttaaataaaggtgaaatagaaaaTAACTACATAAAATCACACCTTGGACTTGGATACAGAATGAGCACTGAGATTACCAAtatttaaaagtattttttatttattaacttAACATTTGATGAAGAGCAACAAAAGGCACGATTTTCAAATAGATAAATAGATTCataaataggcctacatcaaTAAATAACCttgacaaataaataaataaatatagaagTAGGCCTACATCAATAAATAACcttgataaataaatacataaataaatacatgtatgaTATTGCTGTTTGACATTGCACATTGCATGATTGTAGAATAGAAGGCTTTAAAAATCAAGCACAATTGTAAAACACATTAGTAAAAAAAGATCTGCAAGTTCAAATTCATGTTCTGTTGGACCACAGAAGGCTGTCAGAGTTGTGTTTCAGAATGAATTCTAGGGTGTACAGGAGTTCTTTTCGAACCACTTCCCAGGCGCAGTAACTGAAATTctgtgaaaataaaaataaattgttaGGGCAATATTATCCTATGTAGAGATATTATCAAAACAAAGTGTCTATTTTTTTCAACCTATATCCTACCTTTTCTTTTAAAACTGCTGCAATGTTCCCAAAGTATGTCTTCAGGCCCTCTGCCCTGATGGGATAATCACTTGTATCCACACTGCTCATCTGCCAGAAAGGAGGAAAGAGGCAGGCGATGAATAATAATTAAAATGCATCCATTATAGTGCATTTGCTTGTAccctactttttattttatgaCTGCCGCGATGTTCCTAAAGTAGGTATTCAGCATCTTTGCCCTGACTAGATAACCACACTCCCCATCATCTGACACAAGAATAAAATAATTCAAATGTCACCATACCACACTTAAACAGTTAAGCTATCTGTATTGGCCTAGGTAGGTACTCACACACTCGCTCTCTTCAATCTGACGGTAGATAATGTTCTGAAAATACTCCAACTTCTGTTGGTCCCACATTGTCGGCAGTTCGTCAGTTCCGAACAATGTGTCGATGTTCTTCAATGTCTCATAAATAGCCTTAGCAGCACTGCTGCTCAACTGAAACGGACAACAACAATAATTTCAATTAACATAAATGGCCGTGTAAAGTGTTCTACTTTCTAATCCTAACGGTTGCAAATACTCTTTCATGCTGTAAAGAACTCTGAATATGCTCGCTTGCCCTTACCTGTGGCGCCCCGGAGGTTGCAAATGAGGTGGCTGGGAATGCCATGAAGACATTCTCCTGCAGGCACTCCAGAGGAAAATGACCGCCCTGAAAGAAGGAGAAAACACATTTTCATGTTGAGCTATTCAGTTAAACATAGTTGGATAATACATCTCAAGTCAAAAGTAATTTATAAAATCTACCATGTCTCTCAGTAGGTTGTGGGTTGTTCGCACCAGCTGTCCTTGTAGCTGGCAAGGCATGGGCATCGAGAAAACCTGCGCGAGGCAGAGGAAGGCGCTCATCCAAGTGATAGTCTGAATTGCCATTCTTATGGTAGTTAGATGATCTGCAACAGATGGTCATTGTTAGTTGAATATAATCCtgaaaataattaattaattgaaGCCCGAAGCAATGATCAAATGATAGCATGTTGTTGACTTACCTGTTGCCAGTATATTGCAAATTTCCTCCAGTCAGAATTTGGTTTGTGTTCTGATCCCATATCTGCGGATTATCTTAAATAGTGAGGATTGAATGGATGTACAAAAAGTGAAAGGGTGTCTCGCTAAATGAAGAGTTGAAATGAATGAATTTGGGAAAGTTTTGCCAAGTGAACCGCAAGACCGGATTTCTCTTTTCGTGTTCCCTCTCATCATGTTTCGAGTTTTCCTTCATAGGAGGAACATTTTCCTAAGTAGGTTAAAAAAAAGaactcatagagagagagagagagaatagagagagagagaagagagagagagagagagagataatcgaACCCCTTAATTTTACAATGCGTGCAGTAGACCTCTTTATGTCTTTATAAACACCAATATTTATCTAATAGCACTTTTATGAACTAAGGGAAGACCTactacaatgtttgttttttaatcacAATGTGTGTTTCTCACTCTAGGTGACACGCGTTCGTGCGTGTGAATGTgacagagggaatgagagatGATGATTTAAATGGATCTCGTTCTGTTTGCATCTTCTGTCGTTAATCCATTCATGTCGATACATTCGAATGAAACTGTTGATAATAACTGATGATTAAATAGAAATCATCCAGCATTTGATGACGTCTGTATCTGAATAATCAGGCTAACATTACCATTTGACTATTTATTACTTACTAGAGACTAAATAAACCAATGTGCTAATGTGTTTTGATAACATTGTCGTGGGTTTAGTAGAAAAATACCTAATTCCTAATAACACTATTTTTCATCGTCTTGGATATGCTTAGTTAAAGGGGCAATTTCTGCGAATGCTACATTTAATTTAGGACTTTTAACTGAATGATACACAGGCTACCTATTGACTCTTGGATAATATATAACTTTTAAAGGCACAATGAGCTCCAGTTCACGTGTCTTATCCTCAACAGAACCCAAAAAGTACTTTTGTATTACATTGTTTGAAACAATATACatctaaacaaacactgtatagcttaaaaatgtatttgaaactaTAAAGTTGATCTTTTGGATGGTCATTACTTGAATCAATAGCTCTCTGACAGCGGTTACTTTTCTCGACCCACATCCCTCATTTACCAGAATAGTGGTTGAGTGACACTATGGTGTTTAATTTAACTGTAGATTGCCTATAAACAAATGAATGCATGAGACTGAATGGATGAATAAATGGGTGACTGAATATA
This sequence is a window from Oncorhynchus mykiss isolate Arlee chromosome 13, USDA_OmykA_1.1, whole genome shotgun sequence. Protein-coding genes within it:
- the LOC110515956 gene encoding uncharacterized protein LOC110515956 — translated: MAIQTITWMSAFLCLAQVFSMPMPCQLQGQLVRTTHNLLRDMGGHFPLECLQENVFMAFPATSFATSGAPQLSSSAAKAIYETLKNIDTLFGTDELPTMWDQQKLEYFQNIIYRQIEESECMSSVDTSDYPIRAEGLKTYFGNIAAVLKEKNFSYCAWEVVRKELLYTLEFILKHNSDSLLWSNRADHLTTIRMAIQTITWMSAFLCLAQVFSMPMPCQLQGQLVRTTHNLLRDMGGHFPLECLQENVFMAFPATSFATSGAPQLSSSAAKAIYETLKNIDTLFGTDELPTMWDQQKLEYFQNIIYRQIEESECMSSVDTSDYPIRAEGLKTYFGNIAAVLKEKNFSYCAWEVVRKELLYTLEFILKHNSDSLLWSNRT